A part of Sinorhizobium chiapasense genomic DNA contains:
- a CDS encoding thymidine kinase translates to MAKLYFSYATMNAGKSTLLLQASYNYQERGMRVAMLIAAFDDRAGAGRISSRIGLASDAIPFSGGDDLYALVERLNADGSGEIACVFVDEAQFLGENQVWQLARVADRLGIPVMAYGLRTDFQGKLFPGSMALLAIADELREVRTICHCGRKATMVVRLDGAGNLVREGAQVDVGGNEKYVSYCRRHWEDRMRDG, encoded by the coding sequence ATGGCCAAACTCTATTTCAGTTATGCGACGATGAATGCCGGCAAGAGCACGCTGTTGCTGCAGGCCTCCTATAACTACCAGGAGCGGGGCATGCGCGTCGCCATGCTGATCGCCGCCTTCGATGACCGCGCCGGAGCCGGCCGCATCTCGTCGCGCATCGGGCTGGCTTCGGACGCGATCCCGTTCAGCGGCGGTGACGATCTCTACGCCCTTGTCGAACGCCTGAATGCCGACGGGTCGGGCGAGATCGCCTGTGTCTTCGTGGACGAGGCGCAATTCCTCGGCGAAAACCAGGTCTGGCAGCTTGCGCGCGTCGCCGACCGCCTCGGCATTCCGGTGATGGCCTATGGCCTCAGGACCGACTTCCAGGGCAAGCTTTTTCCCGGTTCCATGGCGCTGCTGGCGATCGCGGACGAGTTGCGCGAAGTCAGGACGATCTGCCATTGCGGGCGCAAGGCGACGATGGTCGTGCGGCTCGACGGCGCCGGTAACCTTGTGCGCGAGGGCGCGCAGGTGGACGTTGGTGGCAACGAAAAATACGTTTCCTATTGCCGCCGTCACTGGGAAGACCGAATGCGCGACGGTTGA
- a CDS encoding choline ABC transporter substrate-binding protein — MIRIRSLKLMLAGAVCMAALTAGTAVAAEPESCGTVRFSDVGWTDITATTATATTILKGLGYQTDVKVLSVPVTYTSLKNNDIDVFLGNWMPTMEADIAPYREDKSVETVRENLEGAKYTLATNAKGAELGIKDFKDIAAHKDALDGKIYGIEPGNDGNRLIIDMVDKGTFDLKGFEVVESSEQGMLAQVARAEKDGEPIVFLGWEPHPMNANFKLTYLSGGDDVFGPNFGGATVLTNVRAGYTTECPNVGALLKNLKFSLQMENEIMGKILNDGEEPEAAAAAWLKANPTAIDPWLAGVTTKDGGDGLAAVKTALGL; from the coding sequence ATGATAAGGATACGCTCTCTCAAACTCATGCTGGCTGGTGCCGTTTGCATGGCAGCCCTGACCGCCGGAACTGCCGTCGCGGCCGAGCCCGAAAGCTGTGGCACCGTCCGTTTCTCTGATGTCGGCTGGACGGACATTACGGCAACGACGGCGACGGCAACGACGATTCTCAAGGGCCTCGGCTACCAGACGGACGTAAAGGTCCTGTCGGTCCCCGTCACCTATACCTCGCTGAAGAACAATGACATCGACGTCTTCCTCGGCAACTGGATGCCGACGATGGAAGCCGACATCGCGCCCTATCGCGAGGACAAGTCCGTCGAAACCGTGCGCGAGAACCTCGAAGGCGCCAAGTACACGCTCGCGACCAACGCCAAGGGCGCGGAACTCGGCATCAAGGATTTCAAGGATATCGCTGCGCACAAGGACGCGCTCGACGGCAAGATCTACGGCATCGAACCAGGCAATGACGGCAACCGTCTGATCATCGACATGGTCGACAAGGGGACCTTCGATCTCAAGGGTTTTGAAGTCGTTGAATCCTCCGAGCAAGGCATGCTGGCGCAGGTCGCCCGCGCCGAGAAGGACGGCGAACCGATCGTCTTCCTCGGGTGGGAGCCGCATCCGATGAACGCCAATTTCAAGCTCACCTATCTGTCGGGCGGCGATGACGTCTTCGGTCCGAATTTCGGCGGCGCGACGGTGCTGACAAATGTGCGTGCCGGCTACACGACCGAATGCCCGAACGTCGGTGCCCTGCTGAAAAATCTGAAGTTCTCGCTCCAGATGGAGAACGAGATCATGGGCAAGATCCTGAACGACGGCGAAGAACCGGAGGCAGCTGCGGCGGCATGGCTCAAAGCCAATCCGACGGCAATCGACCCCTGGCTCGCCGGTGTGACCACCAAGGATGGCGGCGACGGACTGGCTGCGGTCAAGACCGCCCTCGGTCTCTGA
- the choW gene encoding choline ABC transporter permease subunit codes for MEFLTEYRIPIGGWAKAFVDWLTTNFELFFDQLANFLSAVVAVLLYILQTPHPLIVVVIVTALAWWLRRSIGIALFTCLGLLLIINQGYWQETTETLALVLAASFVSMAVGVPLGIAAARRAWVYSVMRPILDLMQTIPTFVYLIPALILFGLGMVPGLIATVIFAIPAPIRLTRLGIISTPPSLVEAAESFGATPWQVLRKVELPFAMPQIMAGLTQTIMLSLSMVVIAALVGADGLGVPVLRALNTVNIARGFESGLCIVILAIVLDRLFRSSDEGEGA; via the coding sequence GTGGAATTTCTGACTGAATACCGCATCCCTATCGGGGGCTGGGCCAAAGCGTTCGTCGACTGGCTGACAACCAATTTCGAACTGTTCTTCGATCAGCTCGCAAATTTCCTGTCGGCGGTCGTGGCCGTCCTTCTCTACATCCTCCAGACACCGCACCCGCTCATTGTTGTTGTCATCGTCACCGCGCTTGCCTGGTGGCTGCGACGCTCGATCGGGATTGCGCTCTTCACCTGTCTCGGGCTGCTGCTGATCATCAATCAGGGCTATTGGCAGGAGACGACCGAAACGCTGGCCCTGGTGCTCGCGGCGAGCTTCGTCAGCATGGCTGTCGGGGTTCCGCTGGGCATTGCCGCAGCCCGCCGCGCATGGGTCTATTCCGTCATGCGCCCCATTCTCGACCTGATGCAGACGATCCCGACCTTCGTCTATCTTATCCCGGCGCTGATCCTCTTCGGCCTCGGCATGGTGCCGGGGCTGATCGCCACGGTCATCTTCGCGATCCCCGCGCCGATCCGATTGACTCGACTCGGCATCATCTCCACCCCGCCGTCACTGGTCGAGGCAGCCGAGTCCTTCGGCGCAACGCCATGGCAGGTGCTGCGCAAGGTGGAGCTGCCTTTCGCAATGCCGCAGATCATGGCCGGACTTACCCAGACGATCATGCTGTCACTCTCCATGGTCGTCATCGCCGCCCTGGTGGGCGCCGACGGTCTCGGCGTGCCGGTTCTCAGAGCGCTGAACACGGTGAATATCGCCAGAGGTTTCGAATCCGGCCTCTGCATCGTCATTCTCGCCATCGTTCTCGACCGTCTGTTCCGCTCGTCGGATGAAGGAGAAGGCGCATGA
- the choV gene encoding choline ABC transporter ATP-binding protein, with the protein MTDAVVFKNVDIIFGKSPQAALQMVDQGKSRDEIGAATGLVLGVAGASLTINEGEILVLMGLSGSGKSTLLRAVNGLAPVVRGNVEIKTANGSLNPYRCTAKSLRDFRMHTVSMVFQQFALLPWRTVADNVGFGLELAGMPEAERKKRVGEQLDLVNLTKWADRKVNELSGGMQQRVGLARAFATGAPILLMDEPFSALDPLIRTRLQDELLEFQRRLKKTIIFVSHDLDEAFRIGNRIAIMEGGRIIQCGTPQEIVKSPANQYVADFVQHMNPITMLMAKDVMRTGVERGATIAGVTATAKPTTPLVDILDAMSRQPGSIGVVDNGSVVGTIDAQNIVEGLTRHRNKS; encoded by the coding sequence ATGACGGACGCCGTCGTTTTCAAGAATGTCGACATCATCTTCGGCAAGAGCCCGCAGGCCGCCCTGCAAATGGTCGACCAGGGAAAAAGCCGCGACGAGATCGGTGCCGCCACGGGTCTCGTGCTGGGCGTCGCCGGCGCTTCGCTGACGATCAACGAGGGCGAAATCCTGGTCCTGATGGGCCTCTCCGGTTCCGGTAAGTCGACGCTGCTCAGAGCCGTCAACGGCCTTGCACCCGTGGTACGCGGCAACGTCGAGATCAAGACGGCAAACGGTTCGCTGAACCCCTATCGATGCACCGCGAAGTCGCTGCGCGACTTCCGCATGCACACCGTTTCCATGGTGTTCCAGCAGTTCGCGCTTCTTCCCTGGCGCACCGTCGCCGACAATGTCGGCTTTGGTCTCGAGCTCGCAGGCATGCCTGAGGCAGAACGCAAGAAACGCGTCGGCGAGCAGCTCGATCTGGTCAATCTGACGAAGTGGGCGGACAGGAAAGTCAACGAGCTTTCGGGCGGCATGCAGCAGCGCGTCGGCCTTGCCCGCGCCTTTGCGACGGGCGCGCCCATCCTCCTGATGGACGAACCGTTCTCGGCGCTCGATCCGTTGATCCGCACCCGCTTGCAGGATGAATTGCTCGAATTCCAGCGGCGGCTGAAGAAGACGATCATCTTCGTGAGCCACGATCTCGACGAAGCCTTCCGCATCGGCAATCGCATCGCCATCATGGAGGGCGGACGCATCATCCAGTGCGGCACACCGCAGGAGATCGTGAAAAGCCCGGCAAACCAGTACGTCGCCGACTTCGTCCAGCACATGAACCCGATCACCATGCTGATGGCCAAGGACGTCATGCGGACCGGCGTCGAACGAGGCGCGACAATTGCCGGCGTGACGGCGACGGCGAAGCCGACGACTCCCCTCGTCGATATCCTGGACGCAATGTCCCGCCAGCCGGGCAGCATCGGCGTCGTCGACAACGGCTCGGTCGTCGGCACGATCGACGCGCAAAACATTGTCGAAGGCCTGACGCGTCATCGCAACAAAAGTTGA
- a CDS encoding HugZ family pyridoxamine 5'-phosphate oxidase codes for MSEKPNVLRETDDEARKLARILLRSAKSGSLAAIEPESGGFPFVSRVLIGIDIDGAPVVLVSRLATHTQALLTDRRASLLTGESGKGDPLAHPRLTVQCDAEEVPRASEAHGRIRARFVRRHPKAKLYVDFPDFGFFRLNPLRASLNGGFGRAYALTAEDLAIASPAAAELAEMEDGAIEHMNADHGDAVNHYATVHCRAPEGDWKIVGIDAAGLDLFDGERLKRLEFEAPLRGTAELRPLLKKLYG; via the coding sequence ATGAGCGAAAAACCCAACGTTCTGCGCGAAACCGACGATGAGGCCCGCAAGCTCGCCCGGATATTGCTTCGTTCGGCGAAAAGCGGCTCGCTCGCTGCGATCGAGCCGGAAAGCGGCGGCTTTCCCTTCGTCAGCCGTGTGCTGATCGGTATCGACATCGATGGCGCGCCGGTCGTTCTCGTCTCGCGCTTGGCAACCCATACACAGGCGCTGCTTACCGACCGGCGGGCGTCGCTCCTGACCGGCGAATCCGGCAAGGGCGATCCCCTCGCCCACCCGCGCCTGACCGTTCAATGCGATGCTGAAGAGGTTCCGCGTGCTTCCGAGGCCCACGGCCGCATTCGCGCGCGGTTCGTCCGCCGCCATCCCAAGGCCAAGCTCTATGTCGACTTTCCCGATTTCGGTTTCTTCCGCCTGAACCCATTAAGGGCAAGCCTCAACGGGGGCTTTGGGCGCGCCTACGCACTGACGGCCGAAGATCTCGCGATCGCCTCACCGGCGGCCGCCGAACTCGCCGAAATGGAGGACGGCGCGATCGAACATATGAATGCCGACCATGGCGACGCCGTGAATCACTACGCGACCGTCCATTGCCGCGCGCCGGAAGGGGACTGGAAGATCGTCGGCATCGACGCGGCCGGCCTTGATCTCTTCGATGGCGAGCGGTTGAAACGCCTCGAATTCGAGGCGCCGCTCCGCGGGACGGCGGAATTGCGGCCGCTTCTGAAAAAACTTTACGGTTAA